CGGTCTGTGGacggcgcctggcgcttGGTCTTGAGGAAGTTGGACAGGCGGGGATCCGGCCACGTTACAAACGGCACCGGGCGCTCGGGCAGGGGCGCAAACGTGTTGTTATGCACAAATGCGAGGCGCCACTCGTACCGCGTCGCAGGCCACAAGTCGCGGAGTGTCGCCGTCGCTGTCCAATCGGCATTCTCCGTGAGCTTGAGGAGCGGGCCGCGCTCCCAGCGGCGGGATTCGCGCACCGTCGCACCCGCGCGCAGCATGTCCTGGGCGCTCACGTCGAgctccggcgcggcgcgccacacgacacgcaccggcgtctcgtcgagcttgcTAGCGTCCTGCAATACGCCGCCCTCGATGTCGTTCTCCCAGAGCCCGTCGAGCACAGGCAGCGGATGGGGATAGCGCACAtgcagcgtcgccgacgtgggcgacagcgcgccgatgcgcgcaaACCGCAGGTGCGATTCGCGGTACGACGGAAACATGTAGGGCGAATAGTAGCTGTCCAGGAACAGCAGGAGCAAGAGCGTGTGCacggcaagctgcgcgagattcacacggcggtcgcgcgtcgagcgccccAGGACAAAAGCGAGCACGCCCTCTTTCGGCGAGGCTTGCGCATACTGTCCCCGTGCGCAGAGCGAGAGCTCGTACACGCTCCATGCCAGAGCATAGGCGCCAAACAGGTAGATGGCATTGAAAGCGAACTTGCCCGGGATCACACGCAGGAACACAAACACCACGAGGCGGAACAGGATGCTTGCGGCGGTCTCGAGAGCGAgggcggccgaggcgacgcgcggctcCTTGatgagctgcgcggcatcgtgcggcagctcctgcacgagctgcggcgtctTAAGCGGTGTGTCTTTGCTCTCGTCCTGAGCGCCATCCTTTGGCGGGTCggcggcaagcgcctccttcgccgcgtcggcgtacgATCGCTTGGCGTCCGCGGCCATCGTGCGTGGTCCGTGGGTCGAAAGCCACGTGCGCAAATTGTCTTCCTGACTCGACATGTTGTATCTGCTGGACAATGGTGCAGggagtacgtcgcgcgtctcaCCCAGATATCCAGAGTTTGGCCAACAGCTTGACGAGGCTCGGCCACGAATTTGAGTGGGTGCGTGACCCGTCGGACATGGCCAAGGCAGACAAGCTGCTTTTCCcgggcgtcggcgcgttTGGCACCGCGATGGAGGCGCTGTCAAAGAAAGGCTACCTGgagccgctgcgcgcctACATTAAGAGCGGCAAGCCGTACATGGGCATCTGCGTGGGTATGCAAGCCCTCTTTGAAGGCTCTGACGAGAGCCCGGCGGTGCCGGGCCTCGGTGCGCTTCCTGGGCGTGTCGGCCGTTTTTCGGCGACGGACGCGAGCGGCAAGGTGCGCAAGGCTGTGCCACACATCGGCTGGAGCAAGGCGACGGTCCCTGCGTACGACGGCGACGTCCAAGGCCTCGGTGAGGCGTacggcctcgacggcgacgagtACTACTACTTTGTGCATTCCTACCGCGTCGCCTTCACCCCGGAGCTCGCGAATGTCACGCTGACCACGACGCAGTACGGCGACGAGACGTACGTGTCCTCGGTGCAATACAACAATATCTTTGCCACGCAGTTCCACCCCGAaaagagcggcgcagccggccTGCGGGTGCTCGCCGCatggctcgcgcgcaacAACGAGCCGCTgtcggtgccgcgcacgctgaGCGCGCCTGCAAGCGCGCCGTACAcgatgccgacgcgccgcattgtcgcgtgcctcgacgtgcgctcGAACGACCAGGGGGATTTGGTGGTCACCAAAGGCGAGAGCTACGATGTGCGCGAGCGTaccggcgcgtcggacgTGCGGAATATGGGCAAgcccgtcgagctcgcgcagcggtACTATGACGAAGGCGCGGACGAGGTCACGTTCCTGAACATCACCTCCTTCCGCAACTGGGCTCTGACCGACCAGCCGATGCTCACGCTGCtccagcgtgccgccgagacGATCTTTGTGCCGCTGACGATCGGCGGCGGAATCCGCGACTACACGGACCCTGACGGGAGCGTGCACCCCGCGCTGGACGTTGCGCACGCCTACTTCCGCGCGGGTGCGGACAAGGTGAGCATTGGCAGCGAGGCGGTGTTTGCCGTGGAGCGCCTCAtggagcgcagcacggcgctcggcggctcggcggaCCCCGGCCAAGCacccgacgcggcgctcaagcAAGACACGGGTATTGAGCAGATTTCGCACATGTACGGCTCGCAGGCGGTGGTGGTGTCCATCGACCCGAGGCGTGTCTACGTGGatggcggcgcggtgccgcccgcgcacgttgcgtcgctcgtgaGCGGtcccgacgagcgcgagggacacagcggcacggcgcagtGGTGGTATGCGTGCACGGTCAAAGGCGgccgcgagacgcgcgatGTCGAtgtcgtgcagctcgcacgcggcgtcgagcgcctcggtgcaGGTGAGCTGTTGATCAACAGCATCGACCGCGACGGAAGCAATGCGGGCTTCGATACGCAGCTGGTCGATctcgtgcgcgcctcggtTGCGATCTCGGTGATtgcgagcagcggcgcgggcaAGCCGAGCCACTTTTCCGAGGTTTTCTCGCCGCGTGaagcggcgggcggcgcggtgattgaggcggcgctggccgcggGTATCTTCCACCGGCGCGAAGTGTCGATTGAGGAGGTGAAGCAGGCCCTTGCGCAAGAGGGCGTAGAGGTGCGCATGTCCCGTAGCTAGCCGAGTCCGAGCGATTTGACGCCTTCGTCGACTTCTTTTCCGccgacctgctcgtcgagccacGCGTTCAGCGGGACGCCTTCccacggcgagcgctggccgagccgCAGGCCGATCGCTCCGCTCCCGTAGCCCGGCCCCGAGCCCGAGTGCGACGGGGAGCGGCTGTGGGTCTTGGCGAGCCACGCAttgctcggcgacgtgggcCGCGAAAtcggcagcgcgggcgtgtcgagcggTGCACCAGTCAGGCCGGatgcgcccggcgtcgcggcgcgccgccgcggctcgccgagcgcaagcggcgacgagctcggcgaaaCAAAGGCGCCTTGGCTCATCAGGAGCGACATGCGGCggggcgacgtgctgcgtggcgacgTGCTGAGCGGccccggcgtgcgcggcgcggcttTACGCCCCGCGAGGAGCACCGggccccggcggcgcgcggcgccccaCCCCGGCGACTCGATGCTCTCGTGCTTGCGCttcgcgccgagctggggactgtcggccgcgccaggcaccggcatcggcgtcgcgtgcaTCGACATGCCGGCCGCGCCCAGCAGCAGGTCCTCGTGCACGTCcatcggcgagctgcgtgggtcctcgtcgatgcgctccgcctcgtcggacGAGTAGGCATCGGTCAGGTCGAGTGGCGTGGAAGGAAAGTCGTCGCACAAATCCTCGTCGAGTTCGCACCCCGCATcgcgcggtgcggccgGCACCTCGTACACGCCGTGCCGCAGTGGCCCAAAGAGGCTCGCAacacgcgcctcgtgcggcgggcgctcccatgcgtgcggcggcggcgtggcgtAGGGTGcggtgcgtgtgcgccgGTCAATatggcgctgcaggcgcgctTCTGACGCCACCTCAAAGTCGGCCGGAAAGtgctcgccgtgcagcaTCTCGGACA
This window of the Malassezia japonica chromosome 4, complete sequence genome carries:
- the HIS7 gene encoding dCMP deaminase (EggNog:ENOG503NUBP; MEROPS:MER0065588; COG:E; BUSCO:EOG09261NLY), which translates into the protein MLYLLDNGAGNIQSLANSLTRLGHEFEWVRDPSDMAKADKLLFPGVGAFGTAMEALSKKGYLEPLRAYIKSGKPYMGICVGMQALFEGSDESPAVPGLGALPGRVGRFSATDASGKVRKAVPHIGWSKATVPAYDGDVQGLGEAYGLDGDEYYYFVHSYRVAFTPELANVTLTTTQYGDETYVSSVQYNNIFATQFHPEKSGAAGLRVLAAWLARNNEPLSVPRTLSAPASAPYTMPTRRIVACLDVRSNDQGDLVVTKGESYDVRERTGASDVRNMGKPVELAQRYYDEGADEVTFLNITSFRNWALTDQPMLTLLQRAAETIFVPLTIGGGIRDYTDPDGSVHPALDVAHAYFRAGADKVSIGSEAVFAVERLMERSTALGGSADPGQAPDAALKQDTGIEQISHMYGSQAVVVSIDPRRVYVDGGAVPPAHVASLVSGPDEREGHSGTAQWWYACTVKGGRETRDVDVVQLARGVERLGAGELLINSIDRDGSNAGFDTQLVDLVRASVAISVIASSGAGKPSHFSEVFSPREAAGGAVIEAALAAGIFHR